Proteins encoded by one window of Streptomyces sp. ALI-76-A:
- a CDS encoding alcohol dehydrogenase catalytic domain-containing protein, which translates to MSEAVVIEAPGEHRLTSHDPRQPAAGEALVRVHAVGICGSDREVYQGNRPEGYVRYPLTPGHEWSGTVEAVGAEVPASLVGRKVVGEGFRNCQVCDRCHAGETTLCTAGYEETGFTQPGAMAATLTLPARLLHVLSDDADLTAAALLEPAACIAAAAMKARALPGERVAVVGTGTLGMFAVQFLKAGSPAELLVVGTRDDREALSRRYGATDFRLKDQELPDDFDVVIETAGSASAARTAAALLRRGGRLVLTGIPAPRAEGLDPTDLVVRQLEVHTVFGAPPDAWAHTVRVFGAGLLDPLPLVTHELPLDQFPHAIELVGSGDPKVGKVLLHP; encoded by the coding sequence GTGAGTGAGGCCGTCGTCATCGAGGCGCCGGGCGAGCACCGGCTGACCTCGCACGACCCCAGGCAGCCGGCGGCCGGGGAGGCGCTGGTGCGCGTCCACGCCGTCGGCATCTGCGGCAGCGACCGCGAGGTGTACCAGGGCAACCGGCCCGAGGGGTACGTCCGCTATCCGCTGACCCCCGGGCACGAGTGGTCCGGCACCGTCGAGGCCGTCGGCGCCGAGGTGCCCGCGTCGCTGGTCGGCCGCAAGGTCGTCGGTGAGGGCTTCCGCAACTGCCAGGTGTGCGACCGCTGCCACGCGGGCGAGACAACGTTGTGCACGGCGGGGTACGAGGAGACCGGGTTCACCCAGCCCGGGGCCATGGCGGCCACCCTCACCCTCCCGGCGCGCCTGCTGCACGTGCTGTCGGACGACGCCGACCTGACGGCGGCGGCCCTGCTCGAACCCGCGGCCTGTATCGCGGCCGCCGCGATGAAGGCGCGGGCGCTGCCCGGCGAGCGGGTGGCCGTGGTCGGCACCGGGACGCTCGGCATGTTCGCCGTGCAGTTCCTGAAGGCCGGCTCCCCGGCCGAGCTGCTGGTCGTCGGCACACGGGACGACCGCGAGGCGCTGTCCCGCCGGTACGGCGCCACCGACTTCCGGCTCAAGGACCAGGAGCTCCCCGACGACTTCGACGTCGTCATCGAGACCGCCGGGTCCGCGTCCGCCGCACGCACCGCCGCCGCCCTGCTCCGGCGCGGCGGACGCCTGGTCCTGACGGGCATCCCGGCGCCCCGCGCCGAGGGGCTCGACCCGACGGACCTGGTCGTCCGGCAGCTGGAGGTGCACACCGTCTTCGGAGCGCCGCCGGACGCCTGGGCACACACGGTGCGGGTGTTCGGGGCCGGTCTGCTCGATCCGCTGCCGCTGGTCACGCACGAGCTGCCGCTCGACCAGTTCCCGCACGCCATCGAGCTGGTGGGGTCCGGTGACCCGAAGGTCGGAAAGGTGCTGCTCCACCCCTAG
- the chvE gene encoding multiple monosaccharide ABC transporter substrate-binding protein — protein sequence MRTRRAALAAVAASASLALTLSACGQSSEGGSEEGSGSTEGATIGIAMPTKSSERWIADGNNVKKDLESKGYKTKLVYGEDDPDQQVSQIENLITQGVKALIVAAIDNKSMNNVLQQAKDADIPVISYDRLILGTENVDYYASFDNEKVGELQGNYIVEKLGLKDGSKKGPFNIELFAGSNDDNNTRYFFQGAMNVLQPYIDKKQLVVRSGQTKLTQVTTLRWDGGTAQKRMDDILTSAYKSERVDAVLSPYDGISIGILSALKSDDYGSKSKPLPVVTGQDAEVASVKSIISGQQSMTVYKDTRELAKVSSNMVDALLKDKKPETNDTKTYDNGSKVVPAYLLEPVAVDKANYQTVVVDSGYIKESDLK from the coding sequence ATGCGTACTCGCCGAGCCGCACTCGCCGCCGTAGCCGCCTCCGCCTCCCTCGCCCTCACCCTGTCCGCCTGCGGCCAGAGCAGCGAAGGCGGCAGCGAGGAGGGCTCCGGCAGCACCGAAGGCGCCACCATCGGCATCGCGATGCCCACCAAGTCCTCCGAGCGCTGGATCGCGGACGGCAACAACGTCAAGAAGGACCTGGAGTCCAAGGGCTACAAGACCAAGCTGGTCTACGGCGAGGACGACCCGGACCAGCAGGTCTCGCAGATCGAGAACCTGATCACGCAGGGCGTCAAGGCGCTGATCGTCGCGGCCATCGACAACAAGTCGATGAACAACGTGCTCCAGCAGGCCAAGGACGCCGACATCCCGGTGATCTCCTACGACCGCCTGATCCTCGGCACCGAGAACGTCGACTACTACGCCTCCTTCGACAACGAGAAGGTCGGCGAGCTCCAGGGCAACTACATCGTCGAGAAGCTCGGCCTGAAGGACGGCTCCAAGAAGGGCCCGTTCAACATCGAGCTCTTCGCCGGCTCGAACGACGACAACAACACCCGCTACTTCTTCCAGGGCGCGATGAACGTCCTGCAGCCCTACATCGACAAGAAGCAGCTCGTCGTCCGCTCCGGCCAGACCAAGCTGACCCAGGTCACCACCCTGCGCTGGGACGGCGGCACCGCCCAGAAGCGCATGGACGACATCCTGACCTCGGCCTACAAGAGCGAGCGGGTCGACGCGGTCCTGTCGCCCTACGACGGCATCTCCATCGGCATCCTCTCCGCGCTGAAGTCGGACGACTACGGCTCCAAGAGCAAGCCGCTGCCGGTCGTCACCGGCCAGGACGCCGAGGTCGCCTCGGTGAAGTCGATCATCTCGGGCCAGCAGTCGATGACCGTCTACAAGGACACCCGCGAGCTCGCCAAGGTGTCCTCGAACATGGTCGACGCGCTGCTCAAGGACAAGAAGCCCGAGACCAACGACACCAAGACGTACGACAACGGCTCGAAGGTCGTCCCGGCCTACCTGCTGGAGCCGGTCGCCGTCGACAAGGCCAACTACCAGACGGTCGTCGTCGACTCCGGCTACATCAAGGAAAGCGACCTGAAGTAA
- the mmsA gene encoding multiple monosaccharide ABC transporter ATP-binding protein has product MAGPVLEMRSIVKTFPGVKALSDVTLTVQQGEVHAICGENGAGKSTLMKVLSGVHPHGTYEGEILFEGEVCEFKDIRASEHHGIVIIHQELALVPYLSLAENIFLGNEHAKRGLINWNDTLKHASELLRRVGLSDHPETRVADIGVGKQQLVEIAKALSKKVKLLILDEPTAALNDEDSGKLLDLILELKTQGITSIIISHKLNEIRKVADSVTILRDGRTIETLDVKAAETTEDRIISGMVGRDLEHRFPERSPHEPEEGQAPALEVRNWTVHHPIDQQRKVVDDVSLSVRRGEIVGIAGLMGAGRTELAMSVFGRTYGRYAGGQVFKDGTEIRTKSVPEAVKHGIAYVTEDRKHYGLNLIDTIGRNISLSALGKVSKRGLVDEHEERQVAEGFRKSMNIKAPTVFEPVGKLSGGNQQKVVLSKWIFAGPDVLILDEPTRGIDVGAKYEIYTVIDQLAAQGKAVVFISSELPELLGMCDRIYTMAAGRLTGEFSRAEASQESLMRQMTKDKEVTR; this is encoded by the coding sequence ATGGCGGGACCCGTCCTGGAAATGCGCTCGATCGTCAAGACCTTTCCCGGCGTAAAAGCGCTGTCGGACGTCACACTGACCGTCCAGCAGGGCGAGGTCCATGCCATCTGCGGGGAGAACGGTGCCGGCAAGTCGACCTTGATGAAGGTCCTCTCCGGCGTCCACCCGCACGGCACGTACGAGGGCGAGATCCTCTTCGAGGGAGAGGTCTGCGAGTTCAAGGACATCCGGGCCAGTGAGCATCACGGCATCGTGATCATTCACCAGGAGCTGGCCCTGGTGCCCTATCTGTCTCTCGCGGAGAACATCTTCCTCGGCAACGAGCACGCCAAGCGCGGGCTCATCAACTGGAACGACACCCTCAAGCACGCCAGCGAACTGCTGCGCCGGGTCGGTCTCTCCGACCACCCGGAGACTCGCGTCGCCGACATCGGCGTGGGCAAGCAGCAGCTCGTGGAGATCGCCAAGGCGCTGTCCAAGAAGGTGAAGCTGCTCATCCTGGACGAGCCGACCGCGGCCCTGAACGACGAGGACAGCGGCAAGCTCCTGGACCTCATCCTGGAGCTGAAGACGCAGGGCATCACCTCGATCATCATCTCCCACAAGCTGAACGAGATCCGCAAGGTCGCCGACTCGGTGACGATCCTGCGGGACGGGCGCACCATCGAGACGCTCGACGTGAAGGCCGCGGAGACGACCGAGGACCGGATCATCAGCGGAATGGTCGGCCGCGACCTGGAGCACCGCTTCCCGGAGCGTTCCCCGCACGAGCCGGAGGAGGGCCAGGCGCCCGCCCTGGAGGTCCGCAACTGGACCGTGCACCACCCGATCGACCAGCAGCGCAAGGTGGTCGACGACGTGTCCCTGTCCGTGCGGCGGGGCGAGATCGTCGGCATCGCGGGTCTGATGGGCGCCGGCCGCACCGAACTCGCGATGAGCGTCTTCGGGCGGACGTACGGCCGGTACGCGGGCGGCCAGGTCTTCAAGGACGGCACGGAGATCCGTACCAAGTCCGTCCCGGAGGCGGTCAAGCACGGCATCGCGTACGTCACCGAGGACCGCAAGCACTACGGCCTCAACCTCATCGACACCATCGGGCGGAACATCTCGCTCAGCGCGCTGGGCAAGGTCTCCAAGCGCGGACTGGTGGACGAGCACGAGGAGCGGCAGGTCGCCGAGGGCTTCCGCAAGTCCATGAACATCAAGGCGCCGACCGTCTTCGAGCCGGTGGGCAAGCTGTCCGGCGGCAACCAGCAGAAGGTCGTCCTCAGCAAGTGGATCTTCGCGGGTCCGGACGTGCTGATCCTGGACGAGCCGACCCGTGGCATCGATGTCGGCGCCAAGTACGAGATCTACACGGTCATCGACCAGCTGGCCGCGCAGGGCAAGGCGGTCGTCTTCATCTCCTCCGAACTGCCGGAGCTGCTGGGCATGTGCGACCGCATCTACACGATGGCCGCGGGGCGGCTGACCGGTGAGTTCTCGCGGGCCGAGGCCTCGCAGGAATCACTGATGCGTCAGATGACAAAGGACAAAGAGGTAACCCGATGA
- the mmsB gene encoding multiple monosaccharide ABC transporter permease — translation MSTDVTAKTPAPAPPGKGGSATGDSLLQLILDGMRRNMRQYGMLFALGLIVVLFAVWTNGDLLLPRNVSNLVLQNSYILILAIGMMLVIIAGHIDLSVGSLTAFVGAVGAVLMVSHDIAWPIALVMCLAIGAAAGATQGYLIAYLGIPSFIVTLAGMLTFRGLTEIFLEGQTIGPFPEGLQKVANSFLPEVGPDTNYHNLTLLLGLAVIVFVVLQELRDRKRQQEFALEVPPAKLFALKLVALVAAVLTVTMLLASYKGAPIVLLILGILVVGFGYLMRNAIIGRHIYAIGGNLPAAKLSGVKDKKVTFLVFLNMGMLAALAGLVFAARFNAASPKAGLNFELEAIAAAFIGGASMSGGVGTVLGAIIGGVVLGVLNNGMNLVGIGTDWQQVIKGLVLLAAVGFDVWNKRKVGS, via the coding sequence ATGAGCACGGACGTGACCGCCAAGACGCCGGCCCCCGCGCCGCCCGGCAAGGGCGGTTCGGCAACCGGTGACAGCCTGCTGCAGCTGATACTGGACGGCATGCGCCGCAACATGCGGCAGTACGGCATGCTGTTCGCCCTCGGCCTGATCGTGGTGCTGTTCGCCGTATGGACCAACGGTGACCTGCTGCTGCCGCGCAACGTCTCCAACCTGGTGCTGCAGAACAGCTACATCCTGATCCTCGCGATCGGCATGATGCTCGTCATCATCGCGGGCCACATCGACCTGTCGGTCGGCTCGCTGACGGCGTTCGTGGGCGCGGTGGGAGCCGTGCTGATGGTCAGCCACGACATCGCCTGGCCCATCGCCCTGGTGATGTGCCTGGCCATCGGAGCGGCGGCCGGTGCCACCCAGGGATATCTCATCGCGTATCTCGGCATCCCGTCGTTCATCGTGACGCTGGCGGGCATGCTGACCTTCCGCGGGCTCACGGAGATCTTCCTGGAGGGCCAGACGATCGGCCCGTTCCCGGAGGGTCTGCAGAAGGTCGCCAACAGCTTCCTGCCCGAGGTCGGCCCGGACACCAACTACCACAACCTCACCCTGCTGCTCGGTCTCGCGGTGATCGTGTTCGTGGTGCTCCAGGAGCTCCGCGACCGCAAGCGGCAGCAGGAGTTCGCCCTCGAGGTCCCGCCCGCCAAGCTCTTCGCGCTCAAGCTCGTCGCGCTGGTGGCCGCCGTCCTCACCGTCACGATGCTGCTCGCCAGCTACAAGGGCGCCCCGATCGTGCTGCTGATCCTCGGCATCCTGGTCGTCGGCTTCGGCTACCTCATGCGCAACGCGATCATCGGCCGGCACATCTACGCGATCGGCGGCAACCTGCCCGCGGCCAAGCTGTCGGGCGTCAAGGACAAGAAGGTCACCTTCCTTGTCTTCCTGAACATGGGCATGCTCGCGGCCCTGGCGGGTCTGGTCTTCGCCGCCCGCTTCAACGCGGCCTCGCCCAAGGCCGGCCTCAACTTCGAGCTGGAGGCCATCGCGGCCGCCTTCATCGGCGGCGCGTCGATGAGCGGCGGTGTCGGTACCGTCCTCGGCGCGATCATCGGTGGTGTGGTCCTGGGCGTGCTGAACAACGGCATGAACCTGGTCGGCATCGGCACCGACTGGCAGCAGGTCATCAAGGGCCTGGTACTGCTGGCGGCGGTCGGTTTCGACGTGTGGAACAAGCGCAAGGTCGGTTCGTAA
- a CDS encoding aldose epimerase family protein, whose product MELSRRTVIAGATAAGVAAATAGGTAHATGGRKPVKSLFGKLADGTKVHSWALENGGTRLKVLSYGGIVQSLEIPDRKGRYANVSLGFGTLEDYVANSPYFGALIGRYGNRIAKGRFTLDGKSHQVSVNDGDNSLHGGAQGFDKRVWNVAPFTKGSDVGLYLHYTSVDGEMGYPGTLRTKVTYTLTRQGDWRVDYEATTDKTTVVNLTSHVYWNLAGESSGTVYDHRLKIAASRYTPVDSGLIPTGKLAKVTGTPFDFRGTKAVGEDIRVAHRQLLYGKGFDHNWVLDKGITRKPEHVATLKDPSSGRTLKIATTEPGLQFYSGNFLDGTLVGTGGGIYRQGDALCLETQHFPDSPNQPSFPSTLLRPGQTYRTTTVHSFRS is encoded by the coding sequence ATGGAACTGAGCAGACGTACCGTCATCGCCGGGGCCACGGCCGCCGGCGTCGCCGCCGCGACCGCCGGTGGCACGGCCCACGCCACAGGAGGCAGAAAGCCGGTGAAGTCACTCTTCGGCAAGCTCGCCGACGGCACCAAGGTCCACAGCTGGGCACTGGAGAACGGCGGCACCCGCCTGAAGGTCCTCTCCTACGGCGGCATCGTCCAGTCCCTGGAGATCCCGGACCGCAAGGGCCGCTACGCCAACGTCTCCCTGGGCTTCGGAACCCTCGAGGACTACGTCGCCAACTCCCCGTACTTCGGCGCGCTGATCGGCCGGTACGGCAACCGCATCGCCAAGGGCAGGTTCACCCTCGACGGCAAGAGCCACCAGGTCAGCGTCAACGACGGCGACAACAGCCTGCACGGCGGCGCGCAGGGCTTCGACAAGCGCGTCTGGAACGTCGCGCCGTTCACCAAGGGCTCCGACGTCGGCCTGTACCTGCACTACACCAGCGTCGACGGCGAGATGGGCTACCCCGGCACGCTCAGGACGAAGGTGACGTACACCCTCACCCGGCAGGGCGACTGGCGCGTCGACTACGAGGCCACCACCGACAAGACCACCGTCGTCAACCTCACCAGTCACGTCTACTGGAACCTGGCCGGCGAGAGCAGCGGCACCGTCTACGACCACCGGCTGAAGATCGCCGCGTCCCGCTACACGCCGGTCGACTCGGGCCTGATCCCCACGGGGAAGCTGGCGAAGGTCACGGGCACCCCCTTCGACTTCCGCGGGACCAAGGCCGTCGGCGAGGACATCCGGGTCGCCCACCGGCAACTGCTGTACGGCAAGGGCTTCGACCACAACTGGGTCCTCGACAAGGGCATCACGCGCAAGCCCGAGCACGTCGCGACGCTGAAGGACCCGTCCTCCGGGCGGACGTTGAAGATCGCGACGACCGAGCCGGGGCTCCAGTTCTACTCGGGCAACTTCCTGGACGGCACCCTCGTCGGCACGGGGGGCGGCATCTACCGGCAGGGCGACGCCCTCTGCCTGGAGACACAGCACTTCCCGGACTCGCCGAACCAGCCGTCGTTCCCCTCCACACTGCTGCGACCTGGGCAGACGTACCGGACGACGACGGTGCACTCGTTCCGCTCGTGA
- a CDS encoding histidinol-phosphate transaminase codes for MADNVTSLFRSTAAHSPSMAALTREGGEGAGPVDFCIPCNPYFPTPAMFEEMAGRLRDIITYYPSSADTITAELCSLLQLPPQCVAMGNGSTELITWIDHLLVRESLAIPVPTFGRWTDQPMETGKRVDMFPLQESSGFALDLAQYAEFIRARGTRVAVICNPNNPDGGFLHKHAIVQFMDAMADLDLVIVDESFLEFADAEVEPSVVQEAMLRPNVIVLRSLGKNFGLHGIRFGYLVANPSLAGRIRSMLPKWNLNSFAEHVVFILKQHGAEYAQSLQQVRRDRLDMAGQLASLPGLTVYPSQGNFLFVRLPVGAEGTVVRDRMLTEHRILVRECGNKIGSSSRFLRLVVRPQVDVRRLVSGLEQVLYGTRRGAAVPELATGTSYSSGTAAVDRLVGATNGAGMQGLAAQAMAAPAPGLAVAPAASTAGGGMPMPAAAHMGRPGQTGGAGMPMPAVAQAAPQPFGVPAQPPRPAPAPMPTPMPAPMPTPPQMPTPVPAAAAAPMTGPTPPGVPARGGLTAAQVRGMTAPAPVPDLEAAPATGWPNAQSWPNAAGMGQVG; via the coding sequence TTGGCTGACAACGTCACCTCGCTGTTCCGCAGCACCGCGGCGCACAGCCCGTCGATGGCGGCGTTGACGCGGGAGGGCGGCGAAGGCGCCGGTCCGGTGGACTTCTGCATTCCCTGCAATCCGTACTTCCCGACACCGGCCATGTTCGAGGAGATGGCCGGCCGGCTCCGGGACATCATCACGTACTACCCGAGCAGCGCCGACACCATCACGGCCGAGCTGTGCAGCCTGCTGCAACTCCCCCCGCAATGCGTGGCGATGGGCAACGGCTCGACCGAACTGATCACCTGGATCGACCATCTGCTGGTGCGCGAGTCCCTCGCCATCCCCGTGCCCACCTTCGGCCGCTGGACCGACCAGCCGATGGAGACCGGCAAGCGGGTCGACATGTTTCCGCTCCAGGAGTCCAGCGGCTTCGCCCTGGACCTCGCGCAGTACGCCGAGTTCATCCGGGCGCGCGGCACCCGGGTGGCGGTGATCTGCAACCCGAACAACCCTGACGGCGGCTTCCTGCACAAGCACGCCATCGTGCAGTTCATGGACGCGATGGCGGACCTGGACCTGGTCATCGTCGACGAGTCGTTCCTGGAGTTCGCGGACGCCGAGGTCGAACCCAGCGTCGTCCAGGAGGCGATGCTGCGGCCGAACGTGATCGTGCTGCGCAGCCTCGGCAAGAACTTCGGCCTGCACGGCATACGGTTCGGCTACCTGGTCGCCAACCCGTCCCTGGCCGGCCGTATCCGCTCGATGCTGCCCAAGTGGAACCTCAACTCCTTCGCCGAGCACGTGGTCTTCATCCTCAAGCAGCACGGCGCCGAGTACGCGCAGAGCCTCCAGCAGGTCCGCCGCGACCGGCTGGACATGGCCGGCCAGCTCGCGTCCCTGCCCGGGCTGACGGTCTACCCGTCGCAGGGCAACTTCCTCTTCGTACGCCTGCCCGTGGGCGCCGAAGGCACCGTGGTCCGGGACCGGATGCTCACCGAGCACCGGATCCTCGTCCGCGAGTGCGGCAACAAGATCGGCTCCTCCAGCCGCTTCCTGAGACTCGTGGTGCGCCCCCAGGTGGACGTGCGTCGCCTGGTGTCCGGCCTGGAACAGGTGCTCTACGGGACCAGGAGGGGAGCCGCCGTGCCCGAGCTGGCTACAGGGACCAGCTACAGCTCGGGCACGGCGGCAGTCGACCGGTTGGTCGGCGCCACCAACGGCGCCGGGATGCAGGGCCTTGCCGCTCAGGCCATGGCCGCCCCCGCGCCGGGGCTCGCAGTGGCCCCGGCGGCCTCGACGGCCGGCGGCGGTATGCCGATGCCCGCGGCGGCCCACATGGGCCGGCCGGGTCAGACCGGCGGGGCCGGGATGCCGATGCCGGCGGTGGCCCAGGCAGCCCCACAGCCGTTCGGCGTCCCGGCTCAGCCTCCCAGGCCCGCTCCGGCGCCCATGCCCACGCCCATGCCGGCGCCCATGCCCACGCCCCCGCAGATGCCCACCCCGGTACCGGCGGCGGCCGCCGCCCCGATGACCGGCCCGACCCCGCCGGGCGTCCCGGCCCGCGGTGGTCTCACCGCCGCCCAGGTCCGCGGCATGACCGCGCCGGCCCCGGTGCCGGACCTGGAGGCGGCCCCGGCCACCGGCTGGCCCAACGCCCAGAGCTGGCCCAACGCGGCGGGGATGGGGCAGGTCGGCTGA
- a CDS encoding family 43 glycosylhydrolase — translation MARRILTLLAALLLALSIGQPSASAASFANPVKAQKGADPWISFYNGNYYMVTTSWTDVITMRKSATLAGLATAPSVQVWKGDAASPGFNTWAPELHFLNGRWYLYYVAGQNVSDYNPTQRTHVVESAGSDPMGPYTYRNQLNSSWMLDPTVATINGQLYLFGSASGGGTQNLVAARMSNPYTLATGFSTISTPTNSWETSGAPVNEGPEILQRGGRTFLIYSASGCWTPDYKLGQLTLTGSDPLSASSWTKKSTPVFQRNDANAVYGPGHHGHFKSPDGTEDWIVYHANDAASEGCDNGRTARAQKLTWNSDGTANFGTPVRLGAGLTGPSGEPSAASTTYTISNRNSGKCLEVAGSSTADGANVQQYGCGGGTNQRWRIEDQGDDTSRLVNVATGKVLDTADCSSADGADLRQWSWLNNTCQRFRFVATDSGYVRIVNQATGKVADVANCSTADAADVRQWSWLNNTCQQWRLNPV, via the coding sequence ATGGCCCGTCGCATACTGACCCTGCTGGCAGCGCTGCTGCTGGCCCTCTCGATCGGGCAGCCCTCCGCGAGCGCCGCCTCGTTCGCCAACCCGGTCAAGGCGCAGAAGGGCGCCGACCCCTGGATCTCGTTCTACAACGGCAACTACTACATGGTGACGACGAGTTGGACCGACGTGATCACCATGCGCAAGTCCGCCACCCTGGCCGGGCTGGCCACCGCGCCCAGCGTCCAGGTGTGGAAGGGCGACGCCGCGTCCCCGGGCTTCAACACCTGGGCGCCCGAGCTCCACTTCCTCAACGGCCGCTGGTACCTGTACTACGTCGCCGGGCAGAACGTCTCCGACTACAACCCGACCCAGCGCACCCACGTCGTGGAGAGCGCGGGCTCGGATCCGATGGGCCCGTACACGTACCGGAACCAGCTCAACTCCTCCTGGATGCTGGACCCGACGGTCGCCACGATCAACGGGCAGCTGTACCTGTTCGGCAGCGCGAGCGGGGGCGGCACACAGAACCTCGTCGCCGCCCGGATGTCCAACCCCTACACCCTCGCCACCGGCTTCTCCACAATCTCCACGCCGACCAACTCCTGGGAGACGTCCGGCGCCCCGGTGAACGAGGGGCCGGAGATCCTCCAGCGCGGCGGGCGGACGTTCCTCATCTACTCGGCGAGCGGCTGCTGGACCCCCGACTACAAACTCGGCCAGCTCACCCTCACCGGGTCCGATCCGCTGTCCGCGTCCTCCTGGACGAAGAAGTCCACGCCGGTGTTCCAGCGCAACGACGCGAACGCCGTCTACGGCCCCGGTCACCACGGCCACTTCAAGTCCCCCGACGGCACCGAGGACTGGATCGTCTACCACGCCAACGACGCCGCCTCCGAGGGCTGCGACAACGGGCGCACGGCACGGGCCCAGAAGCTCACCTGGAACTCCGACGGCACGGCGAACTTCGGTACGCCCGTCAGGCTCGGGGCGGGCCTGACGGGTCCGTCCGGTGAGCCGTCCGCCGCCTCGACGACGTACACCATCAGCAACCGCAACAGCGGCAAGTGCCTTGAGGTCGCCGGGAGTTCGACGGCCGACGGGGCCAATGTGCAGCAGTACGGCTGCGGTGGCGGCACCAACCAGCGGTGGCGGATCGAGGACCAGGGCGACGACACCAGCCGGCTGGTGAACGTGGCGACCGGCAAGGTGCTCGACACCGCCGACTGCTCCTCCGCCGACGGTGCCGACCTGCGCCAGTGGTCCTGGCTGAACAACACCTGCCAGCGGTTCCGGTTCGTCGCCACCGACAGCGGCTACGTCAGGATCGTCAACCAGGCCACCGGCAAGGTCGCCGACGTCGCGAACTGCTCCACCGCGGACGCGGCCGACGTACGCCAGTGGTCCTGGCTGAACAACACCTGCCAGCAGTGGAGGCTGAACCCGGTGTAG
- a CDS encoding arabinan endo-1,5-alpha-L-arabinosidase, which yields MSRTSTSSTRSAHRPAGTARRRTALLAVPAAVLLALIPSSASAYPQPGRVTGAVVVHDPTMIRTPAGRYLLYGTGGGLGYRTSTDRTAFTAGADAFSAKPGWWSAYATEAWAPDISYQGGKYLMYYAVSTFGSNRSAIGLATSSTGLPGSWTDQGTVHTSTTSSDYNAIDPNLFVDGDGKWWLSFGSWWTGLKMIQLNPATGKQLSTNTTRYSLASRPTGTKAVEAPYIVKRGNYYYLFASYDTCCAGTGSTYKVKVGRATGVTGPYYDRNGVSMMNNGGTPVLESHGSVIGPGGQSVMKDADGDLIVYHYYDGNDNGTPKLGVNLLNWSSGWPVAY from the coding sequence GTGAGCCGCACCAGCACCTCCAGCACCCGCAGCGCCCACCGTCCCGCCGGCACCGCGCGCAGGAGAACCGCCCTCCTCGCCGTCCCCGCCGCCGTCCTGCTCGCCCTGATACCGAGTTCGGCGTCCGCGTATCCCCAGCCCGGCCGGGTCACCGGTGCCGTCGTCGTGCACGACCCGACGATGATCCGCACCCCGGCCGGCCGCTACCTGCTGTACGGCACCGGCGGCGGTCTCGGGTACCGGACGTCCACCGACCGGACCGCGTTCACCGCCGGAGCCGACGCCTTCTCCGCCAAGCCGGGCTGGTGGTCGGCGTACGCCACCGAGGCATGGGCGCCCGACATCTCCTACCAGGGCGGCAAGTACCTGATGTACTACGCCGTCTCGACCTTCGGGTCGAACAGGTCCGCCATCGGACTGGCGACCTCGAGCACCGGACTGCCCGGCTCCTGGACCGACCAGGGCACCGTCCACACCTCCACCACCTCCAGCGATTACAACGCCATCGACCCGAACCTGTTCGTCGACGGCGACGGCAAGTGGTGGCTCTCGTTCGGCAGTTGGTGGACCGGGCTGAAGATGATCCAGCTCAACCCCGCCACCGGCAAGCAGCTCTCCACCAACACCACCCGCTACTCCCTCGCCTCCCGGCCCACCGGTACCAAGGCGGTCGAGGCCCCGTACATCGTCAAGCGGGGGAACTACTACTACCTCTTCGCCTCGTACGACACCTGCTGCGCCGGCACCGGTTCGACGTACAAGGTCAAGGTCGGCCGCGCCACCGGCGTCACCGGGCCGTACTACGACCGGAACGGCGTCTCGATGATGAACAACGGGGGCACGCCGGTCCTGGAGTCGCACGGCAGCGTCATCGGACCCGGCGGCCAGTCGGTCATGAAGGACGCCGACGGCGACCTGATCGTCTACCACTACTACGACGGCAACGACAACGGCACGCCCAAGCTGGGCGTGAACCTTCTGAACTGGAGCAGCGGATGGCCCGTCGCATACTGA